A single genomic interval of Oncorhynchus tshawytscha isolate Ot180627B linkage group LG15, Otsh_v2.0, whole genome shotgun sequence harbors:
- the LOC112267808 gene encoding inhibitor of nuclear factor kappa-B kinase-interacting protein-like, whose protein sequence is MGHTEDEDAKRTQDQLDWNTKHLHKLEDQVRSLLRVDTELVAQLEEHIPRAQQCEAHLPAVEEALRSILHSEAGGGDLGVAERRLEELTLQVFGTEDSMLKALKEILDIKQALDALQAHNSILKMRNELAVVKETLGQLSRGEEQQDNQDNSGTPEREG, encoded by the coding sequence ATGGGCCACACCGAGGACGAGGATGCCAAGCggacccaggaccagctggacTGGAACACCAAGCACCTCCACAAACTGGAGGACCAAGTCCGGAGCCTGCTCCGAGTAGATACTGAGTTAGTCGCCCAGCTAGAGGAGCACATCCCCCGGGCCCAGCAGTGCGAGGCTCACCTCCCGGCTGTGGAGGAGGCACTGCGATCCATTCTCCATTCTGAGGCTGGGGGGGGGGACCTGGGAGTGGCGGAGCGAAGGCTGGAGGAGCTCACCCTGCAGGTGTTTGGGACAGAGGACAGCATGCTTAAAGCCCTGAAGGAGATCTTGGACATCAAGCAGGCTCTGGACGCCCTCCAGGCCCACAACAGCATCCTCAAGATGAGGAATGAGTTGGCCGTTGTCAAGGAGACGCTGGGACAGCTCAGCAGGGGGGAGGAACAACAGGACAACCAGGATAATTCTGGGACgccagagagggaggggtga
- the LOC112267807 gene encoding inhibitor of nuclear factor kappa-B kinase-interacting protein, which translates to MPSNEVKQRKKTTAQKLNDEPVETSKYTSEDEAKSTEGNSLAERKSSSPSSLDVKTITCLLSLIVCIVLTWFVLQQNARFFDVEEKYKLLSGKTASLLEMEEEVIKVSKKCEGVQSLLEHLERQPGGLLPHLEALERDVSRLKDWASGLTEKRGLLQDSVAALTEAVGQIEGRTSAITKDVNTKVASVRTDVRRMDGLQSEVESLLEKVRELEERAAQAERSMVKRIGDLLAGSIDRIQDLKGATERNAQALEQLKRRLPELFANDRQISERLRELESGRARLVRTVTFAGDLKPKVAAIKRDFGALAPQVDELTLRIGRLAEDLTKREEDIAELRQTFANLSAVEEDLGVVTQQLSQIVEPEMPVVGGEMLLQKVNMLEALPQTLEGEL; encoded by the exons ATGCCAAGTAATGAAGTGAAGCAAAGGAAGAAGACCACGGCTCAGAAACTAAATGACGAACCGGTTGAAACTTCAAAGTACACTTCCGAAGATGAAGCAAAATCTACCGAAGGAAATAGCTTGGCTGAACGTAAAAGCTCCTCGCCGTCCTCCCTGGATGTGAAAACGATAACTTGTCTACTGTCACTGATAGTTTGCATAGTGCTTACATG GTTTGTATTGCAGCAGAATGCAAGGTTCTTCGATGTGGAAGAAAAGTACAAACTACTGTCTGGGAAGACTGCAAGTCTCCTTGAAATGGAGGAGGAAGTCATCAAGGTGTCCAAGAAG TGCGAGGGTGTCCAGAGCCTGTTGGAGCATCTAGAGAGGCAGCCTGGTGGTCTCCTGCCCCACTTGGAGGCCCTGGAGCGGGATGTAAGCCGGCTGAAGGACTGGGCGTCCGGCCTAACGGAGAAACGCGGCCTGCTCCAGGACAGCGTGGCAGCACTGACCGAGGCTGTGGGACAAATCGAGGGACGGACCTCTGCCATCACTAAGGATGTCAACACTAAG GTGGCGTCGGTGCGGACAGACGTGCGTCGGATGGATGGGCTCCAGTCGGAGGTGGAGTCTCTCCTGGAGAAGGTGCGGGAGCTGGAGGAGCGGGCCGCCCAGGCCGAACGCAGCATGGTCAAACGTATCGGCGACCTGCTGGCCGGCAGCATCGACCGCATCCAGGACCTCAAGGGTGCCACGGAGCGCAACGCCCAAGCCCTGGAGCAGCTCAAACGCCGCCTACCTGAACTGTTCGCCAACGACCGGCAAATCTCGGAGCGCCTGAGGGAGCTGGAAAGCGGCCGCGCCCGATTGGTCCGCACGGTGACCTTCGCCGGCGACCTCAAGCCCAAGGTGGCGGCCATCAAGCGGGACTTCGGGGCGCTGGCTCCGCAGGTGGATGAGCTGACCCTGAGGATTGGCCGTCTGGCCGAGGATCTGACCAAGAGGGAGGAGGACATCGCAGAGCTACGGCAGACATTCGCTAACCTCAGCGCTGTGGAGGAGGACCTAGGAGTTGTGACACAGCAGTTGAGTCAAATAGTTGAGCCTGAGATGCCCGTAGTGGGAGGAGAGATGCTTTTGCAGAAAGTCAACATGCTTGAAGCCCTCCCTCAGACACTGGAAGGAGAGCTGTGA